In Dehalococcoidia bacterium, the sequence ACGTCGAGGCGCACGCGAAAGCAGTTCGGTACGCCGGGACGCAGCTCGACAGGCTCCTGGTCCACCACGCGGAAACGTGACAGCACGCCGAGCGCTTCGGTCCAGCCATCGTCAGGCCGGACGAAGGCGCACTCGGCGGCATGCTGGTAGCCGGCGCGCGCCGCTATGACCTCCGTCAGAGCCCGGCCAGGCGGTACCTCCTGCAGGCAGACGATGTCCGCCCGTACCTGGCCCAGGAGCGCCAGGACGGCACGTAAGCGCTGCTCGAAGTCCTCGTGCTTGTAGACATTGAAGGTCGCGACTGCGACTTCCACGGGCCGATTCTAATTGCTGGCCCTGCGCGGGAGGAGAGCGGGCCCCCGCAACGCTGCGAGGGCCCGCGGGAAGTGTCGGACGCCGGCCTCAGGCGGGCTTGAAGGGCGGCTTCGTATCGTCGATCCAGACGGCCTGGCCGAAGGTCTCCGTGACGGCGTTGCCGCCGGCGTAAGTGCGCAGGAGGCCAAGGTTGGCGACGCAAGGCCAGTAAGTGCCGAAACCGAGGGCGTCGTACGGGTAGGGGCGCTGATAGCTCTTGCCCGTGATGTAACGGATGAAGTCGCCGACGAGATCCTGCTGCTTCTGCAGGTCGAACTCGCCGCGGATCTTCTCGATCATGGAGTTGGCCTGCGGGTCGCCGAGGTGCGCGTTGCGGCCGTCGGGCGCCATGCCGTGGAAGCGGGCGCCGTCCTTGTGCATGGTGGCGAAGAGCTGCGAAGCGACGGTCGGGTAGCCGCGCTCGGCGGCCCAGATGATGCCGTTGTACCCGGGCGGCGTCTTGCCGGGGTTCGCGGACTGGGTGTAGCTGTAGTAGTAGTTTGGCAGCCAGTCGGTCTGGTAGTCCTTGGGCTGCTGCCTGACGCGAATGCCGCCTTCACTGAACATTCCGACCAGTATCTCGGCGACACGATGATAGGTCGTGCCGTACTGGGTCCCCTGGTTGTAGTAAAGGTCGGTCTCGAAGCCGTTCGGGAAGCCGGCCGCTGTTAGCAGCTTCTTGGATTCTGCCGGGTTGAAGCGCAGGTACTTGGCGTTCGGGCCGAACTTCTTGTCATCCAGCGGGTCGACCCAGTAGCCCTCCCAGCCGGCGCCAACCATCGTGTGGTAGCGAATAGGCACCTCCAGCCCGTCGGCGGCGAACTTCGGCCGGTTCGAGATCACGTCCGCCATGAGCTCGACGTCGATCAGCATTGAAGCTGCCTGACGGACGCGCTCGTCCTTGAAGGGCGAGTTGCCCTCGTAGCCGAAGCCTATGAACGAGGGAGTGGTGGCGAAGCTTTCGCCCTGGCGCAGCAACAGCGCTGGTATGTCCTTCTTGGTCTGAATGACGTCATCCTGCGTAGCCTGGGTAAGCCAGATGTTGCCTGCCCGGAACTGGGCGAGGCGGGAAGCGTACTCGCTGACGATCGGGTTTTCGACCTTGTCGTAGTAAGGCCGGCCCTTCACGTAGTAGTCCGGGTTCTTGCGCCAGACGTGGAGGGCCGAGGGGCGGTACTCCTCGAGCAGGAAGGGCCCGTAGCCGCGCACCTCACCCTTGGGGTCGAAGCCGCCGTCTGACTCGCGCGGCATTACGAAGAACAGGATCGCCGTGGTGAAAAGCTGGACGATGGACGCGTCCGGCTGCTTCATCTTGAAGACCACCGTGCGCTTGTCAGGCGCGGAGACGGACTCCACCGGCGCCTGGGGATTGGCCTCCGAATAGGCCATGTCCGGGCGGAAGGGGCTGACCTGGGCGAACTTCTTCCAGCTAAAGACGACATCATCGGCGTCGATTTCGCGGCCGCTCGTGGGCGCACGGTTTTCCCACTTGAGGCCTTGCCGCAGCTTGAAGGTCAGTTGCAGCTTGTCGCCGCTCAGCTCGAAGGACTCCGCCAGGTCTCCCTCGGACGCGCCGGTCGCCCGGTTCGGGTACTTCGCGGCCACGAACTTCAGCATGCGGGGGTAGGTGTAGTAGGCAACAGAGCTTTGAGTGTTGAAGGACGAGCTGGAGAGGGGGTCGAAGCTGACTACGTCCGTGTTGATGACGTTCTTGAAGACGCCGCCCGGCTTTGCCCGGGCCGACGAGTCTTCCGGGGTCGACAGAAGGCCGCTACGGTCGACTGGCTGGGCGGGACGTTCCTCGCCGCCGCCGCAGCCGACGGCGCCAAGGGCCGCTACCCCGACCCCGGCGGCCATGCCTCCGGCGAGGACGCGACGCCGCGAGGCGCGCGATAGGGTGAACCGCTCCCAGTAACCCTTTTCTGCCATCTTTCGCTCCTTCGTTCCGTTCTGTCCCGCTCGCGCGGCCGCACTCAATTTACGCATTGACTGCGTGGATAGATGGCTCCAGTATCGCTCGCGACTCCAGCCTGTCAATCCTCGCCTGCGCAGCCTGCAGGCGCTCTCAGAATCAGGGAGCCGGCTGATGCCGGCTCCCCTGAAGAAGATTTCTCCCTTCTCGGTCAGGAGGGACGGTTAAGCGGCGGCTTGCTGGTATCGATCCACCAGTACGGGACGTAGAACTCGTTGGTCGGGCTGCCGCCAACCTGGGTGCGGTAGAGGCCGTAGTTCCCTATGACGGGCCAGTAGGCCTGGATGGTGAGCGAAGTCGGGACCGGCGGGATGGAGTAGACCTGCCCGGCGGCGTAACGCAGGATGTCGTGCACCATGGCGATCTGCTTTTTGGTGTCGAACTCGCGCCGGGCCGCCTCGATCATCTGGTTGAGCTTGGGGTCGCCCTGCTTGGCGTTGCCGCCATCCGGGCGCACGCCGCGGTAGCGGCCGCCACTGGGATGGTAGTTGCCGAAGAGCTGGGCAATCGCCGTCGGGTAGGCGAGCTCCAGCCGGTACATGAAGCCGTTGTAACCGTTCGAGCGGTCACCGGTGTAGCTGTAGTAGACCTCCGGAATGTACTCGGTCTGGTACTCCTTCGGCGTCGACTGGGCCTCGATGCCGATCTCCTTGACCATGCCGACGATGATTTCGACCGTGCGTTCGTAAGCGGCGCCGTACTGCCTGGGTGTCCAGAAGAGGGGCGCCTTGAAGCCGTTGGGGAAGCCGGCCGCGGCCATGAGCTTCTTACCCTCGGCAATGTCGAACTTCGACCACCACTTCGCGTTCGGGCCGAACTCCTTCTCGTCCTGGGGGTCGAGCCAGTACTCGCCCCAGCCGGCGCCGAGGAGGGTTTGATAACGCGTGGCGAGGTCGTAGCCCTCGCGGCGGAATTGGTCGCGGTTGGATATCACATCGGCCATCGTCTCGCGGTCGATGGCGAGAGCCACTGCCTGCCGGACGCGCAGGTCCTTGAAGGGCGAGTCGCCCTCGTAGCCCCAGGAGATGTGCCCGGGCGTCGCGGTGTACTCCGAGTCGCGTTGGACGGCGAGCTGGGGCACTTCCTTAATCACCGAGAGGACGTCTTCGGCGGTGGCGACGGGCGTCCAGATGTTGCCCGCCTTGAACTGGGCCAAGCGCTGGGCGTACTCGGTGATGTGGGGCTGCTCAATCTCGTCGAAGAAGGGTCGGCCTTTGACGTAGTAGTCCGGTATCTTCTTCCAGTGGAACAGGGCGGAGGGCGTGTACTTCTCCAGCATGAAGGGCCCGTAGCCGCGCACCTCGTTACGAGGGTCGAACTTGTCCTCTGCCTCGCGCGGCATGACGAAGAAAATGCGGGCGCTGGCGAGTAGCTGGAGGGTCGAGGCGTCCGGTTCGTGGAGCTTGACGATCACGGTGCGCTTGTCCGGGGCGACCATGTCCGTGACTGGCGCACCGGGGGCCGCTGGGTCGTACTTCAGGTCGCTGCGGCGCACGCCTACCTGGGAGAACTTCTTCCAGTTCCAGACGACATCTTCGGCGTCGATCTCGCGGCCGTTGGTGGGCGAACGGGCGTCCCACTTGAGGCCGGGCCTGATCTTCAAGGTGACCTGGAGCTTGTCGCCTGAGACCTCGAAGGACTCGGCCAGGTCTCCCTCAACGCTGCCGTCGGTGAACTCCGGGTACTTCGCCGGCTTGAACTTCAGAAGACGCGGATAAGTGTAGACAGAGACAGCAGTGAGGGTTGTGAATCCCTGCGAGGTATGAGGGTCGAGAGAGGCGGGGTTGGCGGAGCCGTAGACGCCCTTGAAGACACCGCCGGGTTTGGCGCGAGAGGTGGTGTCTACCGGCTCCTGGACCTTGCCCTGGGTCTTCGGCGAAGGCTCCCCGCCGCTTTCGCCGCCGCCACAACCGGCCAGGGCGATGGTGGCCGCGCCCAGACCGGCCGTGGCGCTGCCGGCGATGGCCCGGCGCCTGGTGATGCGGACGGCACGAAATCTCTCCCAGTAGCTTTGCATCGTTCCGCGCTCCTTTGCAAGACGTTATCTATGAGGCGATAGGACGCCTCATAAGATGCAACAGAATTCAACTGTGCGGAGCGCGCTGTCAATACCCCGACCGGCAAAAAGAAGAGGGGCCGGTGGCTACCGGCCCCTCCTGCGGGCGTCCCGGCGAAAGGTCAAGCCGGCCGGTTGAGCGGCGGCTTGGTGGTGTCGATCCACCAGTAGGGCACGTAGGACTCGTTCGTAGGGCTGCCGCCGGTCTGGGTGCGGTAGAGGCCGTAGTTCGCGATCACCGGCCAGTAGGCGACGATGCCGAGGTTCGCCGGTCGCGGCGGGATGGAGTAGACCTGGCCGGCGGCGTAGCGCAGGATGTCGTGCACCATAGCGATCTGCTTCTTGGTGTCGAATTCCTTCCGCGCGGCCTCGATCATCTGGTTGAGTTTGGGATCGCCCTGCTTGGCGTTGCCGCCGTCCGGGCGCACGCCGCGGTAGCGGCCGCCGCTGGGGTGGTAGTTCCCGAAGAGCTGTGCCACGGCCGTAGGGTAGGCAAGCTCGGCGCGGTAGATCATGCCGTTGAAGCCGCGCGTGCTGTCCCCGGTGTAGCTGTAGTAGATTTCCGGGATGTACTCGGTCTGGTACTCCTTCGGTGAGGACTGCGCCTCGATGCCGACTTCCTTGAACATGCCGATGAGGATGTCGACCTCGCGCTCGTAGGCGGCGCCGTACTGGCGCGGCGTCCAGTAGAGGTTTGTCTTAAACCCATTCGGGAAGCCCGCCGCGGACAGGAGTTTCTTCGCCTCGGATGGGTTGTACTCGCTCCACCACTTCCCGTTCGGGCCGAACTCCTTGGAGTCCTGGGGGTCGAGCCAGTAGTCGCCCCAGCCGGCGCCGAGCAGCGTCTGATACTTCGTGACGGGCTCGAAGCCCTCGGCCTTGAACTTTGGCCTGTCGTAGGTGACGTCCGCGATCGCCTCGCGGTCGATGGCGAGCGCGACGGCCTGGCGCACGCGCAGGTCCTTGAACGGTGAGTCGCCCTCGTAACCCCAGGAGACGTGAGTCGGCGTCGGGTTGAGGTCCGCTTCCTGCTGGACTGCGAGCTGGGGCACTTCCTTGATCACCGAGAGCACGTCCTGGGCGGTCGAGACCGGCGTCCAGATGTTGCCGGCCTTGAACTGCGCCAGGCGCTGCGCGTACTCGGTTACGTGAGGCTGCTCGATCTCGTCGAAGAACGGCCGCCCCTTGCGGTAGTAGTCCGGGATCTTCTTCCAGTGGAAGAGGGCGGAAGGAGTGTACTTCTCCAGCGTGAACGGCCCGTAGCCGCGGACCTCGTTGCGGGAGTCGAACTTGTCCTCCGCCTCGCGCGGCACGACGAAGAAGATGCGGGCGCTGGCCAGCAGCTGAAGGGCGGAGGAGTCGGGCTCCTTCAGCTTCACGATGACCGTGCGCTTGTCGGGGGCGATCATGTCGGTCACCGGGGCGCCCGGCGCGGCCGGGTCGTACATCAGGTCGGAGCGGCGGACGCCGACCTGGGAGAACTTCTTCCAGTTCCAGACGACATCTTCGGCGTCGATCTCGCGGCCGTTTGTGGGGGAGCGGGCGTCCCACTTCATGCCCGGACGGATCTTCAGGGTCACCTGGAGCTTGTCGCCCGAGACCTCGAAGGACTCGGCGAGGTCTCCTTCGACGCTCCCGTCGGTGAAGTCGGGATACTTCGCCGGCTTGAAGGTGAGCAAGCGAGGGTACACATATACGGCGACTGCCGTGAGGGTGGTGAACCCCTGCGAGGTATGTGGGTCGAGAGAGGCCGGGTTGGCTGAGATGTAGACGCTCTTGAGGACGCCGCCAGGCTTCGCCTGTGACGTCGTATCGACCGGGATTTGCACCTTGCCCTGTGTCTGGCCCCGGCCGCCACCGCTGTCATCGCCTCCGCCTCCGCAACCGGCCACCGCCAGCGCGATTCCCCCGGCGCCGAGGGCCGCCGCTCCTGCCAGCACCCTTCGCCGGGCTGTGCGGGCGGCAGCGAAACGCTCCCAATAACCTTGCATATACCTTTGTGCTCCTTTTAGGGCCGGTTGTTGTCGCGTGCCGGCCATTATTGCTGCGGATAGTCGCCTCCACACGCAGGCGTGTCAAGAGCCTCGAAATCTGGACGAGGGCCTGCGAAAGCAGGCCCTCGTGTCAGAAGCCGTCGCCGGCGGGAGACTTCAGGAGGCCTTCACGGGCGGCTGGGTCTGGTCCAGCCACCAGTGGATCGTAGACTCGACGGCCGCATTACCGCCGGGGTAGGTCACATAGGCCCCGATGTTCCGGATCACCGGCCAGTAGACGCCGAAGTTCTTCGCGCCCACCGGCCGCGGCACCTGGTAGGCCTTGCCCGTCATGTAGCGGATGAAGTCCTTCACCAGGGCCTGCTGCTTCTCGATGTCGAACTCGCGCTGGATCTGCTCGATCATCGCGTTGACCTTCGGGTCCCCGAGGTGGGCGTTGTTGCCGGTGTCGGTCAGGCCCTGGAAGAGCGAGCCGTCCTTGTGGAAGGTGCCGAACAGCTGTGACGCGACCGTCGGGTAACTCTTGTGGGCAGCGTAGACCAGGCCGTTGAACCCCTTGACCCTGCCGGACTCGTACGCGGCTCGGACGTAACCGAGGTAGTAGTTGTCGTAGTAGGTCTGGTAAGGGATGGGGTTCTCGCGCGAGCGTATGCCGCCGTCGCGGAGGTTGCCCGCGAACACGTCCTTGATGAGGTGATAGGTGGCGCCGTAGTTGTTGTCCGCGTTGTAGATGAGGTCGACGTCGACGCCGTTGGCGTAGCCCGCGGCGCTCATCAGCTTCTTCGCCTCGGCGATGTCGAGCTTCAGGTACTTGTGGTTCGGGCCGAACTCCTTCTCGTTGTAGGGGTCGATCCAGTAGCCGGCCCAGCCGGCGCCGACGATGGTGTGGTAGGCGATCGGGATGTCGAGGCCCTCCCGGGCGAGGCCGTCCTTGTTGTGGACGACGTTCGCGAACGCCTCCCGGTCGATCAGCAACGATACGGCCTGGCGCATGCGCTCGTCCTTGAAGACGGAGTTGCCTTCGTAGCCGAAGCGGATGTGCGAGGAGACGCCTGTCGGGAAGCTGTCGTCCTGGTAGACGAGGCCCTGGGGGACGTCCTTGATCGTCTGAGGGATGTCGGTCTGGAGTAGTCCGTGCACGTCCGTCCAGATGTTGCCGGCTTTGAACTGCGCCAGGCGCGCCGCGTATTCAGGGAGGATCGGCTCTTCGCGCGCGTCGTAGAAGGGGCGGTTCTTGACGTAATAGTCCGGGTTCTTCTTCCAGCGGAAGTACGCGGACGGACGGTACTCGTCGAGGATCCAGGGCCCGTGGCCGCGGACCTCCGCCCTGGGGTCGAAACCGCCATCGGACTCGCGCGGCATGACGAAGAAGTGGGCGGCGGACGTCAGGAGCTGGAGCAGCGAAGAGTCCGGCTGCTTGAGCTTGAAGATGATCGTGTTGCGGTCCGGCGACGAGATGGACTCGATGGGCGCGCCGGCGCTCTTCTCCGCGTCGTAGGCCAGGTCCTGCGCGGCGGCGTTGCGGGAGGTGAACTTCCGCCAGCTGAA encodes:
- a CDS encoding ABC transporter substrate-binding protein, giving the protein MAEKGYWERFTLSRASRRRVLAGGMAAGVGVAALGAVGCGGGEERPAQPVDRSGLLSTPEDSSARAKPGGVFKNVINTDVVSFDPLSSSSFNTQSSVAYYTYPRMLKFVAAKYPNRATGASEGDLAESFELSGDKLQLTFKLRQGLKWENRAPTSGREIDADDVVFSWKKFAQVSPFRPDMAYSEANPQAPVESVSAPDKRTVVFKMKQPDASIVQLFTTAILFFVMPRESDGGFDPKGEVRGYGPFLLEEYRPSALHVWRKNPDYYVKGRPYYDKVENPIVSEYASRLAQFRAGNIWLTQATQDDVIQTKKDIPALLLRQGESFATTPSFIGFGYEGNSPFKDERVRQAASMLIDVELMADVISNRPKFAADGLEVPIRYHTMVGAGWEGYWVDPLDDKKFGPNAKYLRFNPAESKKLLTAAGFPNGFETDLYYNQGTQYGTTYHRVAEILVGMFSEGGIRVRQQPKDYQTDWLPNYYYSYTQSANPGKTPPGYNGIIWAAERGYPTVASQLFATMHKDGARFHGMAPDGRNAHLGDPQANSMIEKIRGEFDLQKQQDLVGDFIRYITGKSYQRPYPYDALGFGTYWPCVANLGLLRTYAGGNAVTETFGQAVWIDDTKPPFKPA
- a CDS encoding ABC transporter substrate-binding protein; amino-acid sequence: MQSYWERFRAVRITRRRAIAGSATAGLGAATIALAGCGGGESGGEPSPKTQGKVQEPVDTTSRAKPGGVFKGVYGSANPASLDPHTSQGFTTLTAVSVYTYPRLLKFKPAKYPEFTDGSVEGDLAESFEVSGDKLQVTLKIRPGLKWDARSPTNGREIDAEDVVWNWKKFSQVGVRRSDLKYDPAAPGAPVTDMVAPDKRTVIVKLHEPDASTLQLLASARIFFVMPREAEDKFDPRNEVRGYGPFMLEKYTPSALFHWKKIPDYYVKGRPFFDEIEQPHITEYAQRLAQFKAGNIWTPVATAEDVLSVIKEVPQLAVQRDSEYTATPGHISWGYEGDSPFKDLRVRQAVALAIDRETMADVISNRDQFRREGYDLATRYQTLLGAGWGEYWLDPQDEKEFGPNAKWWSKFDIAEGKKLMAAAGFPNGFKAPLFWTPRQYGAAYERTVEIIVGMVKEIGIEAQSTPKEYQTEYIPEVYYSYTGDRSNGYNGFMYRLELAYPTAIAQLFGNYHPSGGRYRGVRPDGGNAKQGDPKLNQMIEAARREFDTKKQIAMVHDILRYAAGQVYSIPPVPTSLTIQAYWPVIGNYGLYRTQVGGSPTNEFYVPYWWIDTSKPPLNRPS
- a CDS encoding ABC transporter substrate-binding protein, with product MQGYWERFAAARTARRRVLAGAAALGAGGIALAVAGCGGGGDDSGGGRGQTQGKVQIPVDTTSQAKPGGVLKSVYISANPASLDPHTSQGFTTLTAVAVYVYPRLLTFKPAKYPDFTDGSVEGDLAESFEVSGDKLQVTLKIRPGMKWDARSPTNGREIDAEDVVWNWKKFSQVGVRRSDLMYDPAAPGAPVTDMIAPDKRTVIVKLKEPDSSALQLLASARIFFVVPREAEDKFDSRNEVRGYGPFTLEKYTPSALFHWKKIPDYYRKGRPFFDEIEQPHVTEYAQRLAQFKAGNIWTPVSTAQDVLSVIKEVPQLAVQQEADLNPTPTHVSWGYEGDSPFKDLRVRQAVALAIDREAIADVTYDRPKFKAEGFEPVTKYQTLLGAGWGDYWLDPQDSKEFGPNGKWWSEYNPSEAKKLLSAAGFPNGFKTNLYWTPRQYGAAYEREVDILIGMFKEVGIEAQSSPKEYQTEYIPEIYYSYTGDSTRGFNGMIYRAELAYPTAVAQLFGNYHPSGGRYRGVRPDGGNAKQGDPKLNQMIEAARKEFDTKKQIAMVHDILRYAAGQVYSIPPRPANLGIVAYWPVIANYGLYRTQTGGSPTNESYVPYWWIDTTKPPLNRPA
- a CDS encoding ABC transporter substrate-binding protein; its protein translation is MAGYWERITSSRLSRRRAIATAAAAGTGVAALSMVGCGGGGDGGAKLGEQSGLIQRPQDETAKAKTGGTLKTVRTADVPTGFDVLSTNNAQTLSVATLAYPRLLKFKAAKYPEQPSGESEGDLADSFEISGDKLQLTLKLKRDLKWDARAPTNGRLIDAEDVLFSWRKFTSRNAAAQDLAYDAEKSAGAPIESISSPDRNTIIFKLKQPDSSLLQLLTSAAHFFVMPRESDGGFDPRAEVRGHGPWILDEYRPSAYFRWKKNPDYYVKNRPFYDAREEPILPEYAARLAQFKAGNIWTDVHGLLQTDIPQTIKDVPQGLVYQDDSFPTGVSSHIRFGYEGNSVFKDERMRQAVSLLIDREAFANVVHNKDGLAREGLDIPIAYHTIVGAGWAGYWIDPYNEKEFGPNHKYLKLDIAEAKKLMSAAGYANGVDVDLIYNADNNYGATYHLIKDVFAGNLRDGGIRSRENPIPYQTYYDNYYLGYVRAAYESGRVKGFNGLVYAAHKSYPTVASQLFGTFHKDGSLFQGLTDTGNNAHLGDPKVNAMIEQIQREFDIEKQQALVKDFIRYMTGKAYQVPRPVGAKNFGVYWPVIRNIGAYVTYPGGNAAVESTIHWWLDQTQPPVKAS